From Thermoflexus hugenholtzii JAD2:
CTCCACGTCCCCCAGGGCTTCCAGGCGGTTCTTGCCCACCTCCAGGCTCATCAGCGCCGCCAGCTCGAAGGCCCGCTCGCTGATGAGGTCCGCTGCCCGGCGCAGGATCTTCACCCGCTCCGTCCAGGGGGTGCGGCTCCAGGCCGGGAAGGCCGCCTTCGCCGCCGCCACCGCGTCCGCCACGTCCTCAGGGGTCCCCCGCTGGAAGATCCCCAGCAGCCAGTCGGTGTTGATCGGGGAGCGATCCTCAAAGGTGCGCTCAGCGTAGCGGGGCTGCCCGCCGATGACCATGGGGACGGTCCCGCCCAGGCTCTCTCGGACCTTCCCCAGGGCAACTTCATAACGAATGTGGAGCTCCTCGCTGGGGACGGCGAGGGTGGCGTAGGTGATCTTGAAGGGCTGGGCCGGGGCCTCCGCCGCCGGGCCCCCCCGGCGGCGTGGGGAGACTGCGCGCGCGGGCGCCTTCCGGGTCGTTTTACGGGCCGTCTTCTTCGGCGCCGCCTTCCGCGTCGTCTTACGCGTGGGCTTCTTCGCAGGCATTCTGACCTCCTGAGCCGGTGTTCTGCGCTTGCAAGACCACCTTCCTCAATCGAAGAAATAGGGGATCCGCAGGCCCCCGGTCAGGGTCTCCCGTTTGAGAGGGAGGGTGAGGCCGTGGAGGGCCTCCTCGGGGACCTTCACCCGCTTCCCTTCCAGCGTGCGAAGACCCTCTGGACGGAGCAAGGGATCCTCTACGCCCGGGGGGGTCTGCACCTCCAGCAGAGTCATCAGGCGACACAGAACCCGCCGCATCGCCGGATCCTCCCCCTCTACGGCTGCCCGGAACCGGGCGACCACCTGAGGGCCCTGAACCGAGCGCCACGCGAATCGGATCTCGACTTCCTTCCCGGAAGACTCCATCGATCGCTTCGCCAATCCGCCGTGATGATCTGACTTGATTATAAACCAGACCGGAGACGGTGAAGTCCTGCCCGACCCAGGGGGATTGGGGTTTGGGTTGGGATCGGATAAACTAAATTCCAACCCGGATGGCTGCGGTGGGAGAGAGACGCTGCGTCTAAGAGCACTCCACAGGGAAAGGGGCGTTGGATGCACTGGCAGGGATCCTTCCGAGGATGGTGGCGCTGGGCGGTGATGGGCGTGGTGTTGTTCGGGCTGGCGGCTTTCTTCGCGAGATGGCCGCGGCCGTCCGCCCTTCCCTCCCGGACGCGGACACCGCTTCCTTCCCCCACCGTCCCGGCGACCCCGTCGCCCACCCCCTCGCCGACATCGACCCCCACGCCCCTTCCCGGGGAGTGGCTGGATCGAGGACGCAGGGCCATGCGGGTGGGAGCGTTTGAGGAGGCTGCCGCCGCCTATGCGGCGGCGTTGCAGGGCGCTTTGCCTCCGGAGGCTGCCGGCGAGGCGTGGGTCGGATGGGGACGGGCCTTGCTGGCCGCCGAGCAGCCGGCGGAGGCCGCCCGAGTCCTCGCCCAGGCCCCTATGGAGGAGCTGCCCCCCGAGTGGGCCCGCGGGGTCTGGACGCTCCGGGGGGACGCCCAGCGGGCGGCCGGGGATCCAGCCGGAGCCGCCGAGGCGTATCGCCACGCCCTCGCCCTGGGCTCTCCCCTGACGGCGGAGCTCCGGATGCGCCGCGCCCTCGCCCTGCAGGAGGCGGGTCGGCTGGAGGCCGCTGCGGCGGAGCTGCGGGCCGCTCTCCCTGCAGCCCGGAACCCCAGTCAGGAGGCCGCCATCCGGGAGCGGCTGGCGGAGACCCTGGAGGCCCTCCAGGCTTACCCGGCCGCCCTCGAGCAGTATGAGGCCATCCTGGCTTTCGCCCGGAACCGCGCTTACCGCGCATATATCGAATGGCGGGCGGCCCAGGTCCTTCTCGCCGCCGGCCAGACCGCAGAGGGCTACGCCCGGCTCCAGCAGCTGATCCGGGAGGCCCCGGATACCCTCGCCGCCTACAACGCCCTGGTCCGCCTGGTGGAGGCGGGGATCCCGGTGCCGGATGACCTGCGAGGCCGCATCGACGCCGCCGCCGGGCAGTGCCTCCCGGCCGTCCAGGCCTTTGAGCGCTGGATCGCCGCCCACCCGGACCACGGGGACATCCACTACGAGGCCGCCCGCTGTTATCGGGATCTGGGGAACCTGAAGGCCGCCCACGCTCATCTCGACGCCCTGATCCGCGATCATCCGGAGGCCTCCCGCTGGGCGGAGGGATGGCTGGAGAAGGGGCGGCTGTGGCTCCGAAGCGGGGCGGTGGAGGCCGCCGTGGCCCTCTGGCGACAGTTCCTCGCCCGCTTCCCGACCCATCCCTTCACTCCTCGTCTGCTCTACGAGGCCGCCCGCCTCCTGGAGCGGAACGGAGCGGAGGAAGCGGCGGAGGAGTTCTATCGTCTCCTCGCCGAGCGCTTCCCGGCGGATCCGCGCGCGCCGGAGGCCCGGCACCGGCAGGGGGTGCTGGCCTACGGCCGGGGGGATCTCGACGCGGCGGCCGCGGCATGGGAGGCGTTGCGAAGCCAGCATCCAGAGGCGCCGGAGGCCCTGGCCGCTCGCTTCTGGCTGGGGAAGGTGGCCCTGGCCCGCGGGGATCGCGTGCGGGCGGAGGCGGAGTGGCAGGCCGTCGTCGCCCAGGCCTCCGGGCGCTTCCTCGGGGAGCGAGCCCGCATGCTCCTGCAGGGCGAGGATCTCACCGACCTGCCCGAAACCCTGGACCTCCTGGATCCGGAGGCGGGCCGGGCGGAGGCCGAGGAATGGCTGCGGGCCCGTCTGGGGATCACCGGCACCCATCCGCTCTCGCCGTCCGCGCTGTGGGAGGATCCCCTCTGGCAGGCCGGTGCGGAGGCCTGGCGGGTGGGCTGGGTGGAGGAGGCGCGAGGACTCTGGACCGTCTTGCGGCAACGCGTGGAGGGGGATCCCCTCGCGCTGTATGCCCTGGCCCTGGCCTTCCGGGAGCAGGGGGCAGACGCCCTAGCCGTCCAGGCGGCCGCCCGGCTGCTCGCCCGCCTCCGGGTGGATCCCCGGGAGGCGCCGCCTTTCCTGGCCCGGCTCGCCTATCCGGTGCCTTATCTGGATCAGGTCCTGGAGGAGGCCCGGCGGCATCGTCTGCCGCCGCTCCTGCTGTATGCAGTGATGCGCCAGGAGAGCCTGTTCGATCCCCATGCGGTCTCCTCGGCCCGAGCCCGCGGGCTGATGCAGATCATTCCGCCGACAGCTCGGGAGATCGCTGAGGCCCTGGGTCAGCCATACCAGGAGTCCTGGTTGCATCGTCCGGCTGTGAGCATCGCCTTCGGGGCCTATTATCTGGCCCGGCAGCGGGATCGCTTCGGGGGGAACCTGTGGGTGGCCCTGGCCGCTTACAACGGGGGGCCGGGGAACGCAGCGCGCTGGTGGGCGACGGCGCGGGGGGATCCCGACCTGTTCTACGAGCGGATCACCCTGGAGGAGACCCGCCGGTATCTCGAGCGGGTCGTGGAGCATCTCGCGGTGTATCGGACCCTCTACGCCGGGCGCGCCGAATGAATTCGGCTTCAGGAGGCCTTCGGCCGATGGTCGGCCTGCGTGCCGAATGAATTCGGCCTGGGGAGGCCTTCGGCCGGCGGTCGGCCTGCGCCAACCGAAAGCGATTCTTGCGTCGGCGAAGGCCGACGCCCGGCGCGCAAGCGCCTTAGGAGGCCGATTTCAATCGGCACAAAAGCCTTCGGCCCACGGTCGGCCTGCGCCAACCCAAAGCGATTCTCGCGTCGGCGAAGGCCGACGCTTGGCGCGCAGGGCCTTAAAAGGCTGATTTCAATCCGCGTGAAGATGAAGCCCGACCGCCGCATTCGCACGTTCGGGCCTCCCTTCGCGGACCGTCGACGCCTCCGGGAAAACGCGTGGCGGGCCTTCGGAGGGGCCCGCCACGCCATCGACGGGGGGATGCCGGGGGAGCGGTCACTCCTCCTCTTCCTCTCCCTCCTCGACCTTCTTCCCGCGTCCGATGACCTCGACCTCGGGAGCTTCCGCAGGCAGCGGGGCTTCTTCAATGGCCTCCGCCGCGGGCGCGGTCACCAGCGCGATCAGCTCGTCCGGATCGCTCACGATGGTGACCCCGGGCGGCGCCTGAAGATCCCGCACGTAGATCGCCGCATCCACCCGATCCAGGACGCTCAGGTCCACAGTGATGGCCTCGATGAGGTCCTTGGGGAGACATTCGATCTCCACGTGAGTCAGGCCGTGCACCAGGACGCCCTCGCCCCGCTCCACCGCCGGGGAGGCGCCCTTGAAGATCACCGGGACCTCCACCCGGATCTTCTCCGTCATCTCGATGGCCTGGAAATCGACGTGGAGGATCTCCCGGCGGATAGGCTCGCGCTGCACCTCACGGATCAGCGCCAGGTGGGTCTCGCCGTCCACCTGGAGGGTGATCAGCCGGGCGCCGCCCCGAGCCTGGGAGAGCACCCGTTGCAGCTCCCGGCCCTCGACCTGGATGGGAAGGGGCGAGATGTGACGCCCGTAAAGCACCGCCGGGATCCATCCCTGGCGGCGGAGGGCTTTCACGGCTTTCCCGATCACGCTTCGAGGTTTCGCGTTCAGCACCAGCTCGGCCATCGCCTCTCACCTCAAAAAGGGTTGGAAAAACCTGCGGATCCTGGGGGCCGTCCTCATCCCCGAGACGTGGGTTTCATCACACGGACCCGGCGGCTCAGGGTCCAGCCCAGGAGCGTGCCCAGGAGGAGGCCGAGGAGCAGGCCGATCCATGAGGCCTGCGGGCCGGCGGGCGTTCCCTCCACGGAGCGGGCGAGGATCAACCCGGCCCGCCCGCCGTGCATCCGGAGGTTGCGGGCGAGCACCAGGCCGGCCCAGCTCTTGTGGAGCTCCGCCTCCTGGGAGGAGGCCAGCCCGACCGCGCTTTCCCGAAATTCCATGCGCACGCCCCGCGCTGTTCCGAAGGCCGCGCGCTGGGCGTGGACCTGGTTGGCCGCAAGGTGGGAGATGGCCGCCTCCTGGCACGTGGCCGTGTTGGCGATCAGGGATCCCACCTGGACCCTGGAGAGCGCGATCGACTCCGCGCTCAGAGCTTCCGGCCCTCGAGGTTCAGCCTCCGACATCCTCAGACCTCAGATTTAGATCCGATGGGACCTCCCATGCCGCAGAGGAGGCCCTCGGGCCGACAGGACAAGCCGCCATCGGGGGGAGCGCACATCACCCCACTGCCCCCACATCCTTGCCGAAGGGATTGTATAGGGCCCGGGCAGGGGCGTCAAGCCAGAGCCCCTATCTTGACAGATCTCAACGATCTGATTATGATTAGGGCCAAATCCTGGGATGAGGATCCGTATGACGTTGGCTTTCATCCGCTTCCCACGCATCCGTCGTCCGGAGACCCTGCCGGGTATCGGGTCCGGTGCGGGGAAGTGGGTGATTGGCCATTGATGAACTCCCTTTAGAGATCACACTCAACCCCCCGGGCTCGATGCCCGGGGGGTTTTCGTTTTCCCAGGAGTTCTGGATGCGGAGGCAACAAGAATGTGGCGAGTGGGGATCTACGGGGTGACCGGCTACGCCGGGTTCGAGGTCTTCCGCCTGCTGCGGCGACACCCGGCGGTGGAGATCGTCTTCGCCGCCTCGGAGAGCGGCGCCGGCAGTGTCCTCTCCCAGCTCTTCCCCACTACGGAGGACTTCCCGGTGGTGGGCTTCGCGGAAGCCCCCCTGGATCAGGTGGACGCGGTGTTCCTGGCGTTGCCCCACGGGGTCTCCGCTTCGGTGGCCCGCCAGGCCCACGACGCCGGCGTGCGCGTCATCGACCTCTCCGCCGACTTCCGCCTGAAGGACCCTGCGACATATGCCCGATGGTATCGGGAAGCGCATCCCGCCCCCGAGCTGTTGCCTGAGGCGGTCTACGGCCTGACGGAATGGAACCGGGCGGCCATCCGTGAGGCGACGCTGATCGCCAACCCCGGCTGCTACCCCACCGCCACCCTCCTGGCCCTGCTCCCCCTGGCCCAGGCCGGGGCCGTGGGGCCCGGCCCCATCGTGGTGGACGCGAAATCCGGGGTCTCCGGGGCCGGCCGCAAACCCTCCCTCACCACCCACTTTGTGGAGGTGGATGAGAACCTGAGCCCCTACAGCATCGGCCGCGCCCACCGCCATCTGCCGGAGATGGAACAGATGCTGCAGGCCATCCACGGCACCCTCGGCCCCCTGGTGTTCTCTCCCCAGCTGCTCCCGGTGGCCCGGGGCATCCTGGCCACGATCTACGTCCCCCTCGCCCCCGGCTGGACCGAGGCGATGGTCCACGAGCTGCTGACGGAGGTGTATGGGCGCGAGCCCTTCGTGAAGGTGCTGCCTCGCGGGACGCTGGCGACGCTCCGCCACAGCGTGGGGACGAACCTCTGCGTGCTCTCGGTGACCGGCGTGCCGGAGGCCGGCATGGTCATCGTGACGTCTTCCATCGACAACCTGATCAAGGGCGCCGCCGGGCAGGCGGTCCAGAACTTCAACGTGATGTTCGGGATCGAGGAGACAGCGGGCCTTCTGTGAGCGCGCGGCGGTGAGGAGGAGAGAGACGATGCGGGTGATCAAGATCGGGGGCCACGAGCTGGACCAGCCCTCTTTCCTGGAGGGCCTGATCGCCGCCCTGCGCCGGATGCGACCGCTGCCCCTCCTGGTCCACGGCGGGGGGAAGGCGGTGAGCGCCTGGCAGCAGCGGGTGGGGCTCACCCCGCGCTACATCGGCGGGCTGCGGGTGACCGACGACGAGACCCGGGAGCTGGCGGTGATGACCCTGGCGGGGCTGACCAACAAGTCCCTGGTGGCGGCCCTGGCCCAGGCTGGCCTCCCTGCCCTGGGCCTGTGCGGGGCCGACCTGGCCCTGGTGCGGGTGGAGCCCCTGCCGGAGCTGGGATGGGTGGGGAAACCATCGGCGGTGGACGCGGAACGCCTCCGGCGCTGGCTGGCGGAGGGGCTGCTGCCGGTGATCGCCCCCATCGGCCTGGGGCCCGGGGGGCTCTACAACGTCAACGCTGACCAGATGGCGGCGGCCATCGCCGCGGCCCTCCCCGCCGAGGAGCTGGTCTTCCTAACCGACGTCCCGGGGGTGCAGGCGGAGGGAGCGGTTCGCCCTTCCCTCCGCGCCCGGGAGGCCGAGGTGCTGATCGCCGCCGGCGTCATCCGCGACGGCATGATCCCCAAAGTGCGCTCGGCCCTGGAAGCCCTCGCCGCCGGCGTCCGACGGGTTCGCATCACGAACCTGAGCGGCCTAGAGGCCGGCGGCACCGAGATCCTCGCGGAGGCATAGCGATGGAGGCGGAGGCCCTGATCGCCCTAGCGGAACGGGTGTTGGCGCCCACCTACCGACGCCCTCCCGTGCTCTTCACCCACGGCGAGGGGATGTATGTTTACGACGCGAACGGCCGGCGCTACCTGGACTTCGTGGCCGGCATCGCTGTCTGCGCCCTGGGCCACGCGGATCCCGGGGTGGCCCAGGTGGTCGCCGAGCAAGCCCGGCGGCTGGTCCACCTGAGCAACCTCTACCACACCGAGCCCCACCTGCACCTGGCGGAGGCCCTGGTCGCCCACAGCTTCGCCGACCGCGTCTTCTTCTGCAACTCCGGCGCTGAGGCCGCCGAGGCGGCCCTGAAGTTCGCCCGCAAGTTCGCCCGGCTCCGTTTCGGCCCCCACAAGACCGGCTTCGTCGCCTTCACCCACAGCTTCCACGGCCGCACGATGGGCGCCCTCTCCGTGACCGAGAAGCCCGCTTACCGCGAGCCCTTCGCCCCCCTGGTCCCCGGGGTGACCTTCGTCCCTTTCAACGACGTGGAGGCCGCCCGAGCGGCCATCACGGAGGAGACATGCGCGGTGATCGTGGAGCCGATCCAGGGGGAGGGCGGGGTGAACGTGGCCACCCCGGCGTTCCTCCGGGCCCTGCGGGCGCGCTGCGATGAGGTCGGCGCGCTGCTCATCTTCGACGAGGTGCAGTGCGGCCTGGGACGCACGGGGACCTTGTGGGCCTACGAAGCATATGGAGTGGAGCCGGATTTGCTGACGGTCGCCAAGCCCCTGGCCAACGGGCTGCCCATCGGGGCTGTCCTGATGCGGGAGGCGGTGGCCGCGGCCCTCCAGCCCGGGGACCACGGCAGCACCTTCGCCGGCGGACCCCTGGTGACGGCGGTGGCCCTCCACGTGTTCCGGCGGCTGTGCGACCCCACCTTCCTGGCCCACGTGCGGGAGGTGGGGGAATACCTGATGGCGCGCCTGCAGGCGCTGGCGCTCCCCGGCGTGAAGGAGATCCGGGGCCGGGGCCTGCTGGTGGGGATCGAGATCGAGGGAGACGCCCGGGCCGTGGTCGCCGCCGCCCTGGAGCGGGGCTTACTGATCACCACCGCCGGCGACACGGTGGTGCGCCTGGTCCCCCCGCTGATCGTCGAACGGGCCCACATCGACGAGGCCCTGGGGATCCTGGAGGACGCCATGCGGGCGGCCCTCCCCGCCCGCTCTTCCCACGCCTGAACGGGAGGCATCGGATGGTGCGGATCCGACCGGCCCGACCCGAGGACATCCCTGCCCTGTTCGGCCTGGTGGACGCCTACGCCCGGCGGGGATTGTTGCTGCCACGATCCGAGGAGGAGATCGCGGCCACCCTGTCGGATTGGGTCGTGGCGGAGGCGGAGGGCCGGATGGTGGGATGCGGCTCCCTGGTCTGGATGAGCCCGACCCTAGTGGAGATCCGCTCCCTGGCCGTGGCCGAGGATTATCAAGGCAACGGCGCAGGGGGCGCCATCGTCCAGGCGTTGGTCCGGCGCGCCCGGGCGGCCGGGGCCCGGGTCGTGTTCGCCCTCACCCGGGCCGTCCCCTTCTTCGAGCGCCTGGGCTTCGCGGTGACGGAGCGGGAACGTTTCCCCGAAAAAGTCTGGCGGGACTGCGTGCGCTGCCCCCTGCGGGAGCGCTGCGATGAGGTGGCGGTGGTCTACGCCTTCCCGGAGGACGAGGCCTGAGCGGAAGGCGCACGGAGGAAACCCGAATCTGGGAACCCCATATTGATTCCAGGGAGGTCCGTATGGTTCGCAAGGTGGTGCTGGCGTATTCCGGCGGACTGGACACCTCCACCATCATCCCGTGGCTGCGAGAGACGTATGGGTGCGAGGTGATCGCCTTCTGCGCCGACATCGGCCAAGGGGAGGAGGAGCTGCGCGGGGTGGAGGAGCGGGCCTACGCCGGCGGGGCGTCCAAGGTGATCCTCCGCGACCTGCGCGAGGAGTTCCTGCGGGACTACGTGCTGCCCACGGTGCAGGCCGGCGCCGTCTATGAGGGCAAATACCTCCTGGGGACGGCGATGGCCCGCCCCCTGATCGCCAAACACCAGGTCCAGATCGCCCTGGAGGAGGGAGCGGACGCGGTGGCCCATGGAGCCACCGGCAAGGGCAACGACCAGGTCCGCTTCGAGCTCGCCTACCAAGCCCTGGCACCCCATCTGCGGGTGATCGCCCCATGGCGGGAGTGGTCCATCACCTCCCGCCGCGAGGCCTATGAATACGCCCGCGCCCACGGGGTGCCCATCGAGTGGAGCACCAGCCGCTACAGCCGCGATCGGAACCTCTGGCACGTCTCCCACGAGGGCGGTCCCCTGGAGGACCCGGATTGGGAGCCTGAAGCGGATGTCTTCCTCTGGACCACGGATCCGACCTGTGCCCCGGAGACCCCCGAGACCATCACCTTGGCCTTCGAGCAAGGGGTCCCGGTGGCCCTCAACGGCCAGCCGATGGGCCTGGTGCCCTTGATGGAGGCCCTCAACGCCCTGGGGGCCAAGCACGGCGTCGGACGGGTGGATCTGGTGGAGAACCGGCTGGTGGGGATGAAGTCCCGAGGCGTTTACGAGACACCGGGGGGCACCATCCTGGTGGAGGCCCTGCGGGCCCTGGAGACCCTGTGCCTGGACCGCGAGACCATGCACTTCAAGCAGGCCCTGGCCCTGCGCTACGCGGAGCTGGTCTACTACGGCTGGTGGTTCAGCCCCCTGCGCGAGGCCATGGACGCCTTCGTGAAGGTGGTGATGCGGAACGTGACCGGGGAGGTCCGCCTCAAACTGTATAAAGGGAACGTGTGGGTGGTGGGCCGGCGCTCGCCCTACAGCCTCTACCGGGAGGACATCGTCTCTTTCGATACCGTGGGGGCCTACGACCACAAGGACGCCGCCGGCTTCATCCGGCTGTTCGGACTCCCGCTGAAGGTGCACGGCCTGGTCCGCCGCGGGCTGCGCGGGGAGCCCCGCACCCCGGAGGAGCGGGATTAGCCGAACCCCTCGCCTGGGAAAGGAGTCGGAATGCGCCTGTGGGGGACCGTGGAGAACCCGCCGCTGGATCCGGCCTTCGAGCGGCTGAACGCTTCGCTGCCGTTCGACCGTCGCCTGTATCCCCAGGACATCCGGGGCTCCATCGCCTGGGCCCGGGCCCTGGCCCGGGCCGGGATCCTGAGCCCCGAGGAGCAGCAGGCCATCGAGGAGGGCTTGCAACGGGTTCGGGAGGAGTTGGACGCCGGCCTCTTCCTCTTCCGGCCCACCGATGAGGACATCCACACGGCGGTCGAACGGCGGCTCTCGGAGCTCATCGGCCCGGCCGCCGGCAAGCTCCACACCGGGCGCAGCCGGAACGACCAGGTGGCGACAGATCTCCGGCTCTTTCTGATGGACGAATGGCCGGAGCTGGAGGGCGGGCTGCGCGCGCTGGAGGAGGCCCTGGTCCGGCAGGCGGAGGCGCACCCGGATCTCCTGATGCCGGGCTACACGCATCTGCAACGGGCCCAGCCCATCCGCTACGCCCAGTGGTGTCTGGCCCACGCCTGGGCCTTCGAGCGGGACCGGGAGCGGCTGCAGGAGGCCTTCCCCCGCCTGGCCACCCTCCCCCTGGGCAGCGGCGCCCTCGCCGGCACGCCCTTCCCCATCGACCGGGAGGCCCTGGCCCGGGAGCTGGGCTTTCAGCAGGTCTCCCCCAACAGCCTGGACGCAGTCTCCGATCGGGACTTCGTCGCCGAATTTCTCTTCATCGCCGCCATGATCGGTATCCATCTCAGCCGCCTGGCCGAGGACCTCATCCTGTTCGCCAGCGCGGAGTTCGGGTTCATCGAGCTGGATCCCGCCTATACCACCGGCTCCAGCCTGATGCCCCAGAAGCGCAACCCCGACGCCCTGGAGCTGGCCCGGGCGAAGGCCGGGCGGCTCATCGGGCATCTCACCGGTTTCCTCACGGTGCTCAAGGGCTTGCCCTCCGGCTATAACAAGGACCTCCAGGAGGACAAGGAGCCGGTCTTCGATACGGTGGACACGCTGCGGGCGGTGCTGGCCGTGATGCCCGGCCTGATCGCGACCATGCGGCCCCGCCCAGAACGCATGCGCGCCGCCCTGGAGGAGGCTATGCTGGCCACGGAGCTCGCCGACTACCTGGTGCGCAAGGGCGTCCCCTTCCGGGAAGCCCATCGGGTGGTGAGCGCGCTGGTGCAGGAGGCCCTTCGGGAGGGGAAGGCCCTGAGCGCTCTCCCTCTGGAGCGGATGCGCCGGCATCATCCGGCTTTCGAAGCGGACGTCTTCGCCGCCCTGGACCCCGAGGCCGCTGTAGAGCGGCGGGTTGTCATCGGCGGGACGGCCCGGGCCGCGGTGGACGCCCAGATCCGGGCCCTCCGGGCGCGCCTGGCCCCCGCCGACTCCCAGTAGGAGGGACTCAAGGGCTTTCCC
This genomic window contains:
- the argH gene encoding argininosuccinate lyase, with translation MRLWGTVENPPLDPAFERLNASLPFDRRLYPQDIRGSIAWARALARAGILSPEEQQAIEEGLQRVREELDAGLFLFRPTDEDIHTAVERRLSELIGPAAGKLHTGRSRNDQVATDLRLFLMDEWPELEGGLRALEEALVRQAEAHPDLLMPGYTHLQRAQPIRYAQWCLAHAWAFERDRERLQEAFPRLATLPLGSGALAGTPFPIDREALARELGFQQVSPNSLDAVSDRDFVAEFLFIAAMIGIHLSRLAEDLILFASAEFGFIELDPAYTTGSSLMPQKRNPDALELARAKAGRLIGHLTGFLTVLKGLPSGYNKDLQEDKEPVFDTVDTLRAVLAVMPGLIATMRPRPERMRAALEEAMLATELADYLVRKGVPFREAHRVVSALVQEALREGKALSALPLERMRRHHPAFEADVFAALDPEAAVERRVVIGGTARAAVDAQIRALRARLAPADSQ
- the argB gene encoding acetylglutamate kinase, with protein sequence MRVIKIGGHELDQPSFLEGLIAALRRMRPLPLLVHGGGKAVSAWQQRVGLTPRYIGGLRVTDDETRELAVMTLAGLTNKSLVAALAQAGLPALGLCGADLALVRVEPLPELGWVGKPSAVDAERLRRWLAEGLLPVIAPIGLGPGGLYNVNADQMAAAIAAALPAEELVFLTDVPGVQAEGAVRPSLRAREAEVLIAAGVIRDGMIPKVRSALEALAAGVRRVRITNLSGLEAGGTEILAEA
- a CDS encoding N-acetyltransferase, coding for MVRIRPARPEDIPALFGLVDAYARRGLLLPRSEEEIAATLSDWVVAEAEGRMVGCGSLVWMSPTLVEIRSLAVAEDYQGNGAGGAIVQALVRRARAAGARVVFALTRAVPFFERLGFAVTERERFPEKVWRDCVRCPLRERCDEVAVVYAFPEDEA
- a CDS encoding argininosuccinate synthase; the protein is MDSREVRMVRKVVLAYSGGLDTSTIIPWLRETYGCEVIAFCADIGQGEEELRGVEERAYAGGASKVILRDLREEFLRDYVLPTVQAGAVYEGKYLLGTAMARPLIAKHQVQIALEEGADAVAHGATGKGNDQVRFELAYQALAPHLRVIAPWREWSITSRREAYEYARAHGVPIEWSTSRYSRDRNLWHVSHEGGPLEDPDWEPEADVFLWTTDPTCAPETPETITLAFEQGVPVALNGQPMGLVPLMEALNALGAKHGVGRVDLVENRLVGMKSRGVYETPGGTILVEALRALETLCLDRETMHFKQALALRYAELVYYGWWFSPLREAMDAFVKVVMRNVTGEVRLKLYKGNVWVVGRRSPYSLYREDIVSFDTVGAYDHKDAAGFIRLFGLPLKVHGLVRRGLRGEPRTPEERD
- the argC gene encoding N-acetyl-gamma-glutamyl-phosphate reductase, which codes for MWRVGIYGVTGYAGFEVFRLLRRHPAVEIVFAASESGAGSVLSQLFPTTEDFPVVGFAEAPLDQVDAVFLALPHGVSASVARQAHDAGVRVIDLSADFRLKDPATYARWYREAHPAPELLPEAVYGLTEWNRAAIREATLIANPGCYPTATLLALLPLAQAGAVGPGPIVVDAKSGVSGAGRKPSLTTHFVEVDENLSPYSIGRAHRHLPEMEQMLQAIHGTLGPLVFSPQLLPVARGILATIYVPLAPGWTEAMVHELLTEVYGREPFVKVLPRGTLATLRHSVGTNLCVLSVTGVPEAGMVIVTSSIDNLIKGAAGQAVQNFNVMFGIEETAGLL
- a CDS encoding 50S ribosomal protein L25, coding for MAELVLNAKPRSVIGKAVKALRRQGWIPAVLYGRHISPLPIQVEGRELQRVLSQARGGARLITLQVDGETHLALIREVQREPIRREILHVDFQAIEMTEKIRVEVPVIFKGASPAVERGEGVLVHGLTHVEIECLPKDLIEAITVDLSVLDRVDAAIYVRDLQAPPGVTIVSDPDELIALVTAPAAEAIEEAPLPAEAPEVEVIGRGKKVEEGEEEEE
- a CDS encoding transglycosylase SLT domain-containing protein gives rise to the protein MHWQGSFRGWWRWAVMGVVLFGLAAFFARWPRPSALPSRTRTPLPSPTVPATPSPTPSPTSTPTPLPGEWLDRGRRAMRVGAFEEAAAAYAAALQGALPPEAAGEAWVGWGRALLAAEQPAEAARVLAQAPMEELPPEWARGVWTLRGDAQRAAGDPAGAAEAYRHALALGSPLTAELRMRRALALQEAGRLEAAAAELRAALPAARNPSQEAAIRERLAETLEALQAYPAALEQYEAILAFARNRAYRAYIEWRAAQVLLAAGQTAEGYARLQQLIREAPDTLAAYNALVRLVEAGIPVPDDLRGRIDAAAGQCLPAVQAFERWIAAHPDHGDIHYEAARCYRDLGNLKAAHAHLDALIRDHPEASRWAEGWLEKGRLWLRSGAVEAAVALWRQFLARFPTHPFTPRLLYEAARLLERNGAEEAAEEFYRLLAERFPADPRAPEARHRQGVLAYGRGDLDAAAAAWEALRSQHPEAPEALAARFWLGKVALARGDRVRAEAEWQAVVAQASGRFLGERARMLLQGEDLTDLPETLDLLDPEAGRAEAEEWLRARLGITGTHPLSPSALWEDPLWQAGAEAWRVGWVEEARGLWTVLRQRVEGDPLALYALALAFREQGADALAVQAAARLLARLRVDPREAPPFLARLAYPVPYLDQVLEEARRHRLPPLLLYAVMRQESLFDPHAVSSARARGLMQIIPPTAREIAEALGQPYQESWLHRPAVSIAFGAYYLARQRDRFGGNLWVALAAYNGGPGNAARWWATARGDPDLFYERITLEETRRYLERVVEHLAVYRTLYAGRAE
- a CDS encoding aspartate aminotransferase family protein, which translates into the protein MEAEALIALAERVLAPTYRRPPVLFTHGEGMYVYDANGRRYLDFVAGIAVCALGHADPGVAQVVAEQARRLVHLSNLYHTEPHLHLAEALVAHSFADRVFFCNSGAEAAEAALKFARKFARLRFGPHKTGFVAFTHSFHGRTMGALSVTEKPAYREPFAPLVPGVTFVPFNDVEAARAAITEETCAVIVEPIQGEGGVNVATPAFLRALRARCDEVGALLIFDEVQCGLGRTGTLWAYEAYGVEPDLLTVAKPLANGLPIGAVLMREAVAAALQPGDHGSTFAGGPLVTAVALHVFRRLCDPTFLAHVREVGEYLMARLQALALPGVKEIRGRGLLVGIEIEGDARAVVAAALERGLLITTAGDTVVRLVPPLIVERAHIDEALGILEDAMRAALPARSSHA